The Bordetella sp. FB-8 genome includes a window with the following:
- the denD gene encoding D-erythronate dehydrogenase, with protein MANKVLITGGAGFLGKKLARKLLERGQLDGRVIDKLVLLDMAARADLNDPRIETLVGDVADPALLERAIDRDTQSVFHLAAVVSGAAEADFDLGMRINLDASRHVLERCRALGHVPRVIFTSSVAAFGGKLPAVIPDDFAPMPMSSYGAQKVMGELMVGDYSRKGFIDGRTLRMPTISVRPGKPNAAASSFASGIIREPLNGEAAVAPVSPETRMWLMSPRLAIENLIHGHEVEAAKIGFPRSISLPGLSVSVRDMLAALREVAGDKVADLVRWEPDDAVKRIVESWPGEFAATRAKALGFKADANFADVIRAYQTDELGR; from the coding sequence ATGGCCAACAAGGTACTGATCACCGGCGGCGCCGGCTTTCTGGGCAAAAAGCTGGCCAGAAAGCTACTTGAGCGCGGCCAGCTCGATGGCCGCGTCATCGACAAGCTGGTGTTGCTGGACATGGCGGCGCGCGCCGATCTGAACGACCCGAGAATCGAAACCCTCGTCGGCGACGTCGCCGACCCCGCACTGCTGGAACGCGCCATCGACCGCGACACACAATCGGTATTCCATCTGGCCGCTGTCGTCAGCGGCGCGGCCGAGGCCGATTTCGACCTGGGCATGCGCATCAACCTGGATGCCTCGCGCCATGTGCTCGAGCGCTGCCGAGCGCTGGGCCACGTGCCGCGCGTGATCTTCACAAGCTCGGTGGCGGCCTTCGGCGGCAAGCTGCCCGCGGTGATCCCCGATGATTTCGCCCCCATGCCCATGAGTTCCTACGGCGCGCAAAAGGTCATGGGCGAACTCATGGTCGGCGATTACAGCCGCAAGGGCTTCATCGACGGCCGCACCCTGCGCATGCCCACCATCAGCGTGCGTCCGGGCAAGCCCAATGCAGCCGCGTCGAGCTTTGCCAGCGGCATCATCCGCGAACCCTTGAACGGCGAGGCGGCAGTGGCGCCTGTCTCGCCCGAGACGCGCATGTGGCTCATGTCGCCGCGCCTGGCGATCGAGAACCTGATCCACGGCCACGAAGTGGAGGCGGCCAAGATCGGCTTTCCACGCAGTATCAGCCTGCCGGGCCTGTCGGTATCGGTGCGGGACATGCTGGCGGCCTTGCGCGAGGTGGCGGGCGACAAGGTGGCCGACCTGGTGCGCTGGGAACCGGACGACGCGGTCAAGCGCATCGTCGAATCCTGGCCGGGCGAGTTCGCGGCCACGCGGGCCAAGGCCCTGGGGTTCAAGGCGGATGCGAATTTCGCGGATGTGATCCGGGCTTATCAGACCGATGAGCTGGGGCGTTAA
- the otnI gene encoding 2-oxo-tetronate isomerase, with translation MSLKFAANLSFLYQDRPLLDRIASAARDGFEGVEYLFPYDFPAREIKQRLSDAGIAQALFNAPAGDWARGERGTSSLPGRTEEFRSGVLQALDYAGELGNTRVHIMAGLLPADADRAERLERYQANVAWAAGQAAARGITIVLEPINQRDMPGYLLSYQQDALAVIDAIGAPNVQVQFDCYHCQIMEGDITMKLRAMFEFVGHVQIASVPGRNEPDGQELSYPYVFQVLDELGYAGWVGCEYKPRADTSAGLGWLRAYRQSIGR, from the coding sequence ATGAGCTTGAAATTCGCCGCCAATCTGAGCTTTCTCTACCAGGACCGCCCCTTGCTGGACCGCATCGCCAGTGCCGCGCGCGACGGCTTCGAAGGCGTCGAATATCTCTTTCCCTATGACTTCCCCGCGCGCGAAATCAAGCAGCGCCTGAGCGATGCCGGCATCGCTCAGGCCCTTTTCAACGCGCCCGCGGGCGACTGGGCCAGGGGCGAGCGCGGCACATCCTCGCTGCCCGGACGCACCGAGGAATTTCGCAGCGGGGTACTGCAGGCGCTGGACTATGCCGGCGAGCTGGGCAACACCCGCGTGCATATCATGGCCGGCCTGCTGCCGGCGGACGCGGACCGCGCCGAGCGCCTGGAGCGCTACCAAGCCAACGTGGCCTGGGCCGCAGGGCAAGCCGCCGCGCGCGGCATCACCATCGTGCTCGAGCCCATCAACCAGCGCGACATGCCGGGCTATCTGCTCAGCTACCAGCAGGACGCCCTGGCCGTCATCGATGCCATCGGCGCGCCCAACGTGCAGGTGCAGTTCGACTGCTATCACTGCCAGATCATGGAAGGCGACATCACCATGAAGCTGCGCGCCATGTTCGAGTTCGTCGGCCACGTGCAGATCGCCAGCGTCCCCGGCCGCAACGAACCCGACGGCCAGGAACTCAGCTATCCCTACGTATTCCAGGTACTGGACGAGCTGGGCTATGCCGGCTGGGTCGGCTGCGAATACAAGCCGCGCGCCGACACCAGCGCCGGACTCGGCTGGCTGCGCGCGTACCGTCAATCCATCGGCCGCTGA
- a CDS encoding aldolase has translation MDSHTADENRLREEICHIGASLFNRGYTVGSSGNISARLADGWLITPTDACLGRLDPARLAKVTGDGTQVSGERASKTLALHRGIYANNATTRAVVHTHSTHLVALSLAGVWKPEDVVPPLTPYFVMKVGHVPLIPYDRPGAPAVAEQVAALAGKVRGVLLERLGPVVWHESVSSAAFALEELEETAKLWLMLQGKPAPLNEAAIDDLRRAFKARW, from the coding sequence ATGGATAGCCACACCGCCGACGAAAACCGCCTGCGCGAAGAAATCTGCCACATCGGTGCATCGCTGTTCAACCGCGGCTATACCGTGGGCTCGTCGGGCAACATCAGCGCCCGCCTGGCCGACGGCTGGCTCATAACGCCCACCGATGCCTGCCTGGGCAGGCTCGACCCGGCCCGATTGGCCAAAGTGACAGGCGACGGGACACAAGTATCGGGCGAACGCGCATCCAAGACCCTGGCCCTGCACCGCGGCATCTACGCCAACAATGCAACGACGCGCGCCGTGGTGCACACGCACTCGACTCACCTGGTGGCGCTGAGCCTGGCAGGAGTCTGGAAGCCCGAAGACGTCGTGCCGCCCCTCACCCCCTATTTCGTGATGAAGGTCGGCCACGTGCCGCTCATCCCCTATGACCGTCCCGGCGCGCCCGCCGTGGCCGAACAGGTCGCAGCCCTGGCAGGCAAGGTGCGCGGCGTGCTGCTCGAACGCCTGGGCCCGGTGGTGTGGCATGAATCGGTCTCCAGCGCCGCCTTCGCGCTGGAAGAGCTGGAAGAAACCGCCAAGCTATGGCTGATGCTGCAGGGCAAGCCCGCCCCCCTGAACGAGGCGGCCATCGACGACTTGCGGCGGGCCTTCAAGGCCCGCTGGTAA
- the otnK gene encoding 3-oxo-tetronate kinase, with the protein MTHDSPRDTPLLGCIADDFTGATDLANMLVREGMRTLQTIGIPAAPVRGADAVVVALKSRTLAASDAVAQSLAALQWLREQGCRQFFFKYCSTFDSTDAGNIGPVAEALQKALGADLAIACPAFPENGRTVYRGHLFVHDTLLNESGMQNHPLTPMRDANLVRVLQRQSSGKVGLIGSVDVGRGPVAVRARMAALRKEGVTLAIADAIADKDLYTLGEACAGMPLVTGGSGLALGLPGNFRNAGMLIEDGAATRALDGLDLLPPRGVVLAGSASQATQGQVAHWLARRPALRIDPLALARGEDAVQQAIDFAQAHADQAVLIYATAVPDQVQAAQAQLGVERAGHLVEQAMSSVAQRLYAHGVARLVVAGGETSGAVVQALDVRALRIGPQIDPGVPATLAVDADGGPLCALALKSGNFGTVDFFEKALRALGAAH; encoded by the coding sequence CGCCGACGATTTCACCGGCGCCACCGACCTGGCCAATATGCTGGTGCGCGAAGGCATGCGCACCCTCCAGACGATAGGCATCCCGGCCGCGCCGGTGCGCGGCGCCGATGCCGTCGTGGTCGCCCTCAAGTCGCGCACACTTGCCGCCAGCGACGCCGTGGCGCAGTCGCTGGCCGCGCTGCAATGGCTGCGGGAACAGGGCTGCAGGCAGTTCTTCTTCAAGTACTGCTCGACCTTCGATTCGACCGATGCCGGCAATATCGGCCCGGTGGCCGAAGCCTTGCAGAAGGCACTGGGCGCGGACCTGGCCATCGCCTGCCCGGCGTTTCCGGAGAACGGGCGCACTGTCTATCGCGGCCATCTGTTCGTGCACGACACCTTGCTCAACGAGTCGGGCATGCAGAACCATCCGCTCACACCCATGCGCGATGCGAATCTGGTGCGCGTGCTGCAGCGTCAAAGTTCGGGCAAGGTTGGCCTGATCGGCAGCGTCGACGTCGGCCGCGGCCCGGTCGCCGTGCGCGCGCGCATGGCGGCGCTGCGCAAGGAAGGCGTCACACTGGCCATCGCGGACGCCATCGCCGACAAGGACCTCTACACCCTGGGCGAAGCCTGCGCCGGCATGCCGCTGGTCACGGGCGGATCGGGCCTGGCGTTGGGTTTGCCGGGCAATTTCAGGAACGCCGGCATGCTGATCGAGGACGGTGCCGCCACGCGCGCCCTCGACGGCCTGGACCTGCTGCCCCCGCGCGGCGTGGTGCTGGCCGGCAGCGCCTCGCAGGCCACGCAGGGCCAAGTCGCGCATTGGCTCGCCCGCCGCCCTGCGCTGCGCATCGACCCGCTGGCCTTGGCGCGGGGCGAAGACGCCGTGCAGCAGGCGATCGACTTTGCGCAGGCGCATGCCGACCAGGCCGTGCTGATCTACGCCACGGCCGTCCCGGACCAGGTGCAGGCCGCGCAGGCGCAGTTGGGCGTCGAACGCGCCGGCCACCTGGTGGAGCAGGCCATGTCCTCCGTCGCCCAACGCCTGTATGCGCACGGCGTGGCCCGCCTGGTGGTGGCGGGCGGGGAAACCTCGGGCGCCGTCGTCCAGGCCCTGGACGTGCGCGCACTGCGCATCGGCCCGCAGATCGACCCGGGGGTGCCGGCTACGCTGGCCGTCGATGCCGACGGCGGCCCGCTGTGCGCGCTGGCCTTGAAATCGGGCAATTTCGGCACCGTGGACTTTTTTGAGAAAGCCCTGCGCGCGCTGGGCGCCGCGCACTGA